A DNA window from Bombus huntii isolate Logan2020A chromosome 10, iyBomHunt1.1, whole genome shotgun sequence contains the following coding sequences:
- the LOC126870284 gene encoding facilitated trehalose transporter Tret1-like isoform X2, with translation MADRGKEDYKNLFRRRLPQYIAACAACMGGFSLGCGIGWSAPCVEVLKEKHEYDTFSTNVIASVFPLGAALGMPVVPFLVDKIGRKWTMMSLVPAFLLGWMFITIGVTTFVLLVMGRLITGACGGMFCVVAPMYSAEISEKEIRGTLGVFFQLLLVIGILYAYCCGYARNIVVISILCGIAPLLFASIMTFMPESPLFYMAKDNEEAAKKSMRFFRGSEYDIDPEISAFKDQIDKSRREKVTFSAFLKKPVLKTMGVAYGLMFAQQFSGINAIIFYCETIFRQTGVDMDPLLQMLIFAVVQVIACAISASLIDQLGRKILMMISCGVMCLCLMALGIFFVLRTNNPDQADRLFWLPLVSACLYILAFCLGAGPIPWAYMGEIFPAKLKGTASSSAACLNWMLAFIVTVSFSSVVDAVGNAAVFFFFAMICLLSVVFVTFCMVETKGKTFADIQREFGTYDVNER, from the exons ATGGCGGATAGAGGCAAGGAGGACTACAAAAATCTCTTCCGGAGAAGGCTTCCACAGTACATCGCTGCTTGCGCAG CATGCATGGGCGGATTCTCTTTGGGCTGCGGAATTGGTTGGAGCGCGCCGTGCGTCGAAGTGCTGAAAGAGAAGCACGAGTACGATACATTCTCGACGAATGTGATCGCGTCGGTTTTTCCGCTGGGTGCAGCACTTGGGATGCCAGTGGTGCCTTTCCTGGTCGACAAGATCGGTCGAAAGTGGACGATGATGTCGCTGGTACCCGCGTTCCTTCTCGGTTGGATGTTCATCACAATTGGGGTGACTACGTTCGTGCTTTTAGTCATGGGCAGATTGATAACCGGCGCCTGTGGCGGAATGTTCTGCGTCGTCGCGCCGATGTACTCGGCCGAGATTTCCGAAAAAGAGATCAGAG GTACCTTGGGAGTCTTCTTCCAATTGTTACTCGTGATCGGGATTCTGTATGCTTACTGCTGCGGCTACGCTAGGAACATCGTTGTGATATCGATTCTATGTGGTATCGCTCCTCTCTTATTCGCCAGCATCATGACCTTCATGCCGGAGAGTCCTCTGTTTTACATGGCGAAAGACAACGAAGAAGCCGCCAAGAAGTCGATGCGATTCTTCCGTGGATCGGAGTACGATATCGACCCTGAGATCAGCGCGTTTAAA GACCAAATAGACAAAAGCAGGCGCGAGAAGGTGACGTTCTCTGCGTTCTTGAAGAAACCAGTGTTGAAGACCATGGGAGTGGCATATGGGTTGATGTTCGCGCAACAATTCAGCGGCATCAACGCTATTATTTTCTACTGCGAGACGATCTTCAGGCAAACTGGCGTTGACATGGATCCCCTGCTCCAGATGTTGATCTTCGCAGTCGTCCAGGTGATCGCCTGCGCTATATCGGCCTCGTTGATCGATCAG CTGGGTCGAAAGATCCTCATGATGATATCCTGCGGCGTGATGTGTCTCTGTCTGATGGCTCTAGGCATCTTCTTCGTTTTGAGGACCAACAATCCCGACCAAGCCGACCGTCTATTTTGGTTACCGCTCGTTTCTGCTTGCCTATATATCCTGGCTTTCTGCCTGGGTGCCG GTCCCATACCATGGGCCTACATGGGCGAAATCTTCCCAGCGAAACTAAAGGGGACAGCTTCCTCCAGCGCGGCGTGTTTGAACTGGATGCTGGCGTTCATCGTGACCGTATCGTTTTCCTCCGTGGTCGATGCTGTTGGGAACGCAGCTgtgttctttttcttcgcaATGATCTGCCTATTGAGCGTGGTTTTCGTGACATTCTGCATGGTCGAGACCAAGGGGAAGACTTTTGCCGACATTCAAAGGGAGTTCGGCACCTACGACGTCAACGAACGATGA
- the LOC126870284 gene encoding facilitated trehalose transporter Tret1-2 homolog isoform X3, with protein MGGFSLGCGIGWSAPCVEVLKEKHEYDTFSTNVIASVFPLGAALGMPVVPFLVDKIGRKWTMMSLVPAFLLGWMFITIGVTTFVLLVMGRLITGACGGMFCVVAPMYSAEISEKEIRGTLGVFFQLLLVIGILYAYCCGYARNIVVISILCGIAPLLFASIMTFMPESPLFYMAKDNEEAAKKSMRFFRGSEYDIDPEISAFKDQIDKSRREKVTFSAFLKKPVLKTMGVAYGLMFAQQFSGINAIIFYCETIFRQTGVDMDPLLQMLIFAVVQVIACAISASLIDQLGRKILMMISCGVMCLCLMALGIFFVLRTNNPDQADRLFWLPLVSACLYILAFCLGAGPIPWAYMGEIFPAKLKGTASSSAACLNWMLAFIVTVSFSSVVDAVGNAAVFFFFAMICLLSVVFVTFCMVETKGKTFADIQREFGTYDVNER; from the exons ATGGGCGGATTCTCTTTGGGCTGCGGAATTGGTTGGAGCGCGCCGTGCGTCGAAGTGCTGAAAGAGAAGCACGAGTACGATACATTCTCGACGAATGTGATCGCGTCGGTTTTTCCGCTGGGTGCAGCACTTGGGATGCCAGTGGTGCCTTTCCTGGTCGACAAGATCGGTCGAAAGTGGACGATGATGTCGCTGGTACCCGCGTTCCTTCTCGGTTGGATGTTCATCACAATTGGGGTGACTACGTTCGTGCTTTTAGTCATGGGCAGATTGATAACCGGCGCCTGTGGCGGAATGTTCTGCGTCGTCGCGCCGATGTACTCGGCCGAGATTTCCGAAAAAGAGATCAGAG GTACCTTGGGAGTCTTCTTCCAATTGTTACTCGTGATCGGGATTCTGTATGCTTACTGCTGCGGCTACGCTAGGAACATCGTTGTGATATCGATTCTATGTGGTATCGCTCCTCTCTTATTCGCCAGCATCATGACCTTCATGCCGGAGAGTCCTCTGTTTTACATGGCGAAAGACAACGAAGAAGCCGCCAAGAAGTCGATGCGATTCTTCCGTGGATCGGAGTACGATATCGACCCTGAGATCAGCGCGTTTAAA GACCAAATAGACAAAAGCAGGCGCGAGAAGGTGACGTTCTCTGCGTTCTTGAAGAAACCAGTGTTGAAGACCATGGGAGTGGCATATGGGTTGATGTTCGCGCAACAATTCAGCGGCATCAACGCTATTATTTTCTACTGCGAGACGATCTTCAGGCAAACTGGCGTTGACATGGATCCCCTGCTCCAGATGTTGATCTTCGCAGTCGTCCAGGTGATCGCCTGCGCTATATCGGCCTCGTTGATCGATCAG CTGGGTCGAAAGATCCTCATGATGATATCCTGCGGCGTGATGTGTCTCTGTCTGATGGCTCTAGGCATCTTCTTCGTTTTGAGGACCAACAATCCCGACCAAGCCGACCGTCTATTTTGGTTACCGCTCGTTTCTGCTTGCCTATATATCCTGGCTTTCTGCCTGGGTGCCG GTCCCATACCATGGGCCTACATGGGCGAAATCTTCCCAGCGAAACTAAAGGGGACAGCTTCCTCCAGCGCGGCGTGTTTGAACTGGATGCTGGCGTTCATCGTGACCGTATCGTTTTCCTCCGTGGTCGATGCTGTTGGGAACGCAGCTgtgttctttttcttcgcaATGATCTGCCTATTGAGCGTGGTTTTCGTGACATTCTGCATGGTCGAGACCAAGGGGAAGACTTTTGCCGACATTCAAAGGGAGTTCGGCACCTACGACGTCAACGAACGATGA